The following are encoded together in the Monodelphis domestica isolate mMonDom1 chromosome 5, mMonDom1.pri, whole genome shotgun sequence genome:
- the PHETA2 gene encoding sesquipedalian-2 — translation MKLNEPSVAHYAVSGSPADHEGFLRRCSSPGPRQPSAPSASGSCPRCWFVLKGNLLFYFEGRESRAPLGLIVLEGSTVELCEAPQEFAFAIRFASPGARPYVLAAEDQQDQEAWLKVLSRASFSYMRLLVHELEGQLREMQLGPASRAARSPPRPPPEPEDGCPPLGDGLAERDEGGPRLPAPSTRRRLADSYPWGPAGPPLNGGDSPVSPETSCFSKLHGWYGQEITGLRREWLQARALAGRRAVKGS, via the coding sequence ATGAAGCTGAACGAGCCCAGCGTGGCCCACTACGCCGTGAGCGGCTCTCCCGCTGACCACGAGGGTTTCCTGCGCCGCTGCAGCAGCCCAGGCCCCCGGCAGCCCTCCGCCCCCAGTGCCAGCGGCTCCTGCCCCCGCTGCTGGTTCGTCCTCAAGGGGAACCTGCTCTTCTATTTCGAGGGCCGGGAGAGCCGGGCCCCCCTGGGCCTCATCGTGCTGGAGGGCAGCACCGTGGAGCTGTGCGAGGCCCCCCAGGAGTTTGCCTTCGCCATCCGCTTCGCCAGCCCCGGCGCGCGGCCCTACGTGCTGGCGGCCGAGGACCAGCAGGACCAGGAGGCCTGGCTCAAGGTGCTCTCCAGGGCCAGCTTCAGCTACATGCGGCTGCTGGTGCACGAGCTGGAGGGGCAGCTCCGGGAGATGCAGCTGGGCCCGGCCTCCCGAGCTGCCCGCTCGCCCCCCCGGCCTCCCCCCGAGCCAGAGGACGGCTGCCCCCCGCTTGGGGATGGACTGGCCGAACGGGATGAGGGCGGCCCGAGGCTCCCGGCTCCCAGCACCCGCCGGCGCCTGGCGGACAGCTACCCCTGGGGCCCGGCTGGCCCGCCCCTGAACGGGGGGGACAGCCCCGTGTCCCCCGAGACCTCCTGCTTCTCCAAGCTGCACGGCTGGTACGGCCAGGAGATCACGGGCCTCCGCAGGGAATGGCTACAGGCCAGGGCGCTGGCGGGCCGCCGGGCCGTGAAGGGCTCCTGA